A genomic segment from Alkalilimnicola ehrlichii MLHE-1 encodes:
- a CDS encoding error-prone DNA polymerase, producing MPIDYAELHCLSCFSFLRGASQPAELVQRAAELGYRALALTDACSVAGAVRAHQAAKETDLHLIHGSEIRIHQGPLLVLLAPCRRAWAELCALISLGRSQARKGDYRLEREQLEGTLPHCLALWVPDDAPHDAEQGRWFARHFGDRGHVAVALHHGPDDEARLQRLLALADRFRLPAVAAGGVLMHRRGRRALQDTLSALRHRRTLAAMGTALECSGERHLRSLHSLARLYPPALLRRSVHLADQCRFSLDKLRYEYPAELVPAGETPASYLRRLTLEGARRHWPQGMPDKVAHQVDHELALIAEMGYEPFFLTVHDVVAFARRRGILCQGRGSSANSAVCFCLGITAVDPARQSLLFERFISKERGEPPDIDVDFEHERREEVIQYIYRKYGRHRAALAATVIRYRPRSALRDAGRALGLDAATIDRLAGSIQWWDGKRVDPERLREAGLNPDDPRLARTVAIAGQLLGLPRHLSQHVGGFVISEGPISELVPTENAAMAGRTIIQWDKDDLEALGLLKVDVLALGMLSCIRRAFDLLAGFRGRRLTLADVPAEDPAVYRMISDADTMGVFQIESRAQMAMLPRLRPQTFYDLVIEVAIVRPGPIQGDMVHPYLRRREGLEPVDYPSEAVRGVLARTLGVPIFQEQVMQLAVVAAGFTPGEADALRRAMAAWKRKGGLGPFRDKLLKGMRRNGYCEDYAERLFRQIQGFGEYGFPESHAASFALLVYVSAWLKCHEPALFTCALLNSQPMGFYAPAQLLRDAERHGVEIRPVDVRHSDWDCSPEHRGDGEPALRLGLRLVRGLNRRAADRLIAARGRRPFRDVQEMARRAALHRRDLETLAHAGALRGLAGHRRAAWWQVLGAEAGLPVFEDLHIEEAAPALDAPAEGEDLVADYTSLGFTLGRHPLALLRPQLRRRRLLTAADLASTGHGRLVRTAGLVINRQRPGSAGGVTFLTLEDETGQINLVVWKATAEAQRRTLLAARLLMVSGIWERKGAVTHLVAGRLEDWSDWLGALDVRSRDFH from the coding sequence ATGCCCATCGACTACGCCGAACTCCACTGCCTGTCCTGCTTCAGCTTCCTGCGCGGTGCCTCTCAGCCGGCGGAACTGGTGCAGCGGGCCGCCGAGTTGGGCTACCGCGCCCTGGCCCTCACCGACGCGTGCTCGGTGGCCGGGGCGGTGCGCGCCCACCAGGCGGCCAAAGAGACGGACCTGCACCTGATCCACGGCAGCGAGATCCGCATTCACCAGGGCCCGCTGCTGGTCTTGCTCGCCCCCTGCCGCCGGGCCTGGGCGGAACTCTGCGCGCTTATCAGCCTGGGCCGCAGTCAGGCCCGCAAGGGGGACTACCGTCTGGAACGGGAGCAGTTGGAGGGCACCCTGCCCCACTGCCTGGCCCTGTGGGTGCCTGACGATGCACCGCACGACGCCGAACAGGGCCGATGGTTCGCCCGCCATTTCGGCGATCGGGGCCACGTGGCAGTGGCCCTGCACCACGGCCCCGACGACGAGGCCCGCCTGCAGCGGCTACTGGCCCTGGCGGATCGCTTCCGGCTCCCGGCGGTGGCCGCCGGCGGCGTGCTGATGCACCGGCGCGGCCGACGCGCCCTGCAGGACACCCTCTCCGCCCTGCGCCACCGCCGCACCCTGGCGGCGATGGGCACGGCGCTGGAGTGCAGCGGCGAGCGCCATCTGCGGTCGCTGCACAGCCTGGCCCGGCTCTACCCCCCAGCGCTGCTGCGCCGCAGCGTGCACCTGGCGGACCAGTGCCGCTTCAGCCTGGATAAACTGCGCTACGAATACCCGGCCGAGCTGGTGCCCGCCGGCGAGACCCCCGCCAGCTATCTGCGCCGGCTCACCCTGGAGGGCGCCCGCCGCCACTGGCCCCAAGGCATGCCCGACAAGGTCGCCCACCAGGTGGACCACGAACTGGCCCTGATTGCCGAGATGGGTTACGAACCCTTCTTTCTCACCGTGCACGATGTGGTCGCCTTCGCCCGGCGCCGGGGCATCCTCTGCCAGGGCCGGGGCTCCTCGGCCAACTCGGCGGTCTGTTTCTGCCTGGGGATCACCGCGGTGGACCCGGCCCGCCAGTCGCTGCTCTTCGAGCGCTTCATCTCCAAGGAGCGGGGTGAGCCGCCGGACATCGACGTGGACTTCGAGCACGAACGGCGTGAGGAGGTCATCCAGTACATCTACCGCAAGTACGGCCGCCACCGCGCCGCCCTGGCCGCCACGGTAATCCGCTACCGCCCGCGCAGCGCCCTGCGCGACGCCGGCCGCGCCCTGGGGCTGGACGCCGCGACCATCGACCGGCTGGCCGGAAGCATCCAGTGGTGGGACGGCAAGCGGGTGGACCCGGAGCGGCTGCGCGAGGCCGGCCTGAACCCGGACGACCCGCGCCTGGCCCGCACCGTGGCCATCGCCGGGCAACTGCTGGGTCTGCCCCGCCACCTCTCCCAGCACGTGGGGGGGTTCGTGATCTCGGAGGGCCCCATCAGCGAGCTGGTACCCACCGAGAACGCCGCCATGGCCGGGCGCACCATCATCCAGTGGGACAAGGACGACCTGGAGGCCCTGGGCCTGCTCAAGGTGGACGTGCTGGCCCTGGGCATGCTCAGTTGCATCCGCCGCGCCTTCGACCTGCTGGCCGGGTTCCGCGGTCGCCGGCTTACCCTGGCCGACGTGCCGGCGGAGGACCCGGCGGTCTACCGCATGATCAGCGACGCCGACACCATGGGCGTGTTCCAGATCGAGTCCCGCGCCCAGATGGCCATGCTGCCCCGGCTGCGGCCGCAGACCTTCTACGACCTGGTGATCGAGGTGGCCATCGTCCGTCCCGGCCCCATCCAGGGGGACATGGTCCACCCCTATCTGCGCCGCCGGGAGGGCCTGGAGCCGGTGGATTACCCCAGCGAAGCCGTGCGCGGGGTGCTGGCGCGCACCCTGGGCGTGCCCATCTTCCAGGAACAGGTAATGCAGTTGGCGGTGGTGGCGGCGGGCTTCACCCCCGGCGAGGCGGACGCCCTGCGCCGGGCCATGGCCGCCTGGAAGCGCAAGGGCGGGCTGGGCCCCTTCCGGGACAAGCTGCTCAAGGGCATGCGCCGCAATGGTTACTGCGAGGACTACGCCGAGCGGCTCTTCCGGCAGATCCAGGGCTTCGGCGAGTACGGCTTCCCGGAGTCCCACGCCGCCAGCTTCGCCCTGCTGGTCTACGTCTCCGCCTGGCTCAAGTGCCATGAGCCGGCCCTCTTCACCTGCGCGCTGCTCAACAGCCAGCCCATGGGCTTCTACGCCCCGGCCCAGTTACTGCGGGACGCCGAACGCCACGGGGTGGAGATCCGCCCGGTGGACGTGCGCCACAGCGACTGGGACTGCAGCCCGGAGCACCGCGGCGACGGCGAACCGGCCCTGCGCCTGGGCCTGCGCCTGGTGCGGGGCCTCAACCGCCGGGCGGCGGACCGGCTGATCGCCGCCCGCGGCCGGCGCCCCTTCCGCGACGTGCAGGAGATGGCCCGCCGCGCCGCCCTGCACCGCCGGGATCTGGAGACCCTGGCCCACGCCGGCGCCCTGCGCGGCCTGGCCGGTCACCGCCGCGCGGCCTGGTGGCAGGTGCTGGGCGCCGAAGCCGGCCTGCCGGTGTTTGAGGATCTGCACATCGAGGAGGCGGCGCCGGCGCTGGACGCCCCCGCCGAGGGCGAGGACCTGGTGGCCGACTACACCAGCCTGGGCTTCACCCTGGGCCGCCACCCCCTGGCCCTGCTCCGCCCGCAGTTGCGACGCCGCCGGCTGCTGACCGCTGCCGATCTGGCCAGCACCGGCCACGGCCGCCTGGTCCGCACCGCCGGGTTGGTCATCAACCGCCAACGCCCCGGCTCTGCCGGCGGCGTCACCTTCCTGACACTGGAGGACGAGACCGGGCAGATCAACCTGGTGGTCTGGAAGGCCACCGCCGAGGCCCAGCGCCGCACCCTGCTGGCGGCCCGGCTGCTGATGGTCAGCGGCATCTGGGAGCGCAAGGGGGCGGTCACCCACCTGGTGGCCGGACGGCTGGAGGACTGGAGCGACTGGCTCGGGGCGTTGGACGTCCGTTCGCGGGATTTCCACTGA
- a CDS encoding Bcr/CflA family efflux MFS transporter: MPHYQLAILLGMTVALGPLALDAYLPAFPAIAGDLGVSKADVGLTLSAYVFALGLAQLIGGPLSDRYGRQRVLLLGLAVFAAAAFMVAQADSLNEMLAWRVVQGVGGAFCAVSVPAIVRDQCRGNEAARLFGLIGLVMFIAPASAPALGSALLAVSNWPAIYYALGGYALLLGVLLHYRLFRRIPVRVPARTPVQSLVTNYLLVLRHRVAMRFIALQTLAFSAMLVFITHASFIYQGWFGFSSSAFAALFAANVAAMAVLNLVNRRLLLRFPSVHILRTAVATQHLAIALLILLVLLDAPSWAVVACLMAVTGCMGAIVPNSLAGALDYFPNLGGTAAALLGATQFTVAGAVSALSTRLAGEALLPIVLIMAVCSLGAVLLANGAPRAVQRQAAMQATPQGLDAPTPPSTPR, encoded by the coding sequence ATGCCCCATTATCAACTCGCGATTCTGCTCGGCATGACGGTCGCCCTGGGGCCGTTGGCCCTGGATGCCTATTTGCCCGCTTTCCCGGCCATCGCCGGCGACCTGGGCGTCAGCAAGGCGGATGTGGGCCTGACGCTGAGCGCCTATGTCTTTGCCCTCGGTCTGGCACAACTGATCGGCGGCCCGTTGTCCGACCGCTACGGCCGTCAGCGGGTGCTGCTGCTGGGGCTGGCGGTCTTCGCCGCCGCGGCCTTTATGGTGGCGCAGGCGGACAGCCTGAACGAGATGCTGGCGTGGCGGGTGGTCCAGGGAGTGGGCGGCGCCTTCTGCGCGGTGTCCGTCCCGGCCATTGTCCGCGACCAGTGCCGGGGCAACGAGGCCGCCCGCCTGTTCGGGTTGATCGGCCTGGTGATGTTCATCGCCCCGGCCTCGGCCCCTGCCCTGGGCAGCGCCCTGCTGGCGGTCAGTAACTGGCCCGCCATCTATTACGCGCTTGGCGGCTACGCGCTGTTGCTCGGGGTGTTGCTGCATTACCGGTTGTTCCGGCGCATCCCGGTACGCGTCCCCGCGCGCACGCCGGTCCAATCGCTGGTCACCAACTACCTGCTGGTACTGCGGCACCGGGTGGCCATGCGCTTCATTGCCCTGCAGACCCTGGCCTTCAGTGCCATGTTGGTGTTCATTACCCACGCCTCGTTCATCTACCAGGGGTGGTTCGGGTTCTCCAGCAGCGCCTTCGCGGCGTTGTTCGCTGCCAATGTGGCGGCCATGGCCGTGCTGAACCTGGTCAACCGCCGCCTGCTCCTGCGCTTTCCCTCGGTGCACATCCTGCGCACCGCGGTCGCGACGCAGCACCTCGCCATCGCCCTGCTTATCCTGCTGGTGCTGCTGGATGCGCCCTCCTGGGCCGTGGTGGCCTGTCTGATGGCGGTCACCGGTTGCATGGGCGCCATCGTCCCCAACAGCCTGGCGGGGGCCCTGGACTACTTCCCCAACCTGGGTGGCACCGCCGCCGCCTTGCTGGGCGCCACCCAATTCACGGTGGCGGGTGCCGTCAGCGCCCTCTCCACCCGCCTGGCCGGTGAGGCTCTCCTGCCCATTGTGCTGATCATGGCGGTCTGCTCACTGGGCGCGGTGCTGCTGGCCAATGGCGCACCCAGGGCGGTACAGAGACAGGCGGCCATGCAGGCGACGCCGCAGGGCCTGGACGCCCCGACACCCCCAAGCACCCCGCGCTAA
- a CDS encoding putative PEP-binding protein — protein sequence MPFVPGEAAGRITYEPADASDSHILVLPYAETFSLERIPAGLVVLGGAPLAHPLIQLQQLGVPTVLLHARQGDALHPGEHFHLDGTSGVLSPAAGRPERSQVQRVARQSGRVRTRDGVPVHLRATVTGELGARTARDVEADAIGLVHSEYLTPALARMPDQAYYEKAFGAICRAAEPLPVTVRLLDISVDKKPAWLGELAGLTGLLGLQGSRLYDIPPVKSVVEAQAAALATLARHYELRVVIPFVNSPEEFRHWRNRLRRWLPPVIPLGPMVETPAAALSLQQLDAVADFVSIGTNDLMQCFFGADRDIPQVAGHLDPYAPSLYRLLQVATRDVNVTRVQLCGLLQQLPGVLPVLIGLGFRRFSVSPRLVPRLSEVVAATDSRRAYEQAQRICTARDSQEVRALLGFGPGGDEPAVPWQVGEVRLGLR from the coding sequence ATGCCTTTTGTGCCGGGCGAGGCGGCCGGCCGGATCACCTACGAACCTGCCGATGCTTCGGACAGCCATATCCTTGTGCTGCCCTACGCCGAGACCTTCTCCCTGGAGCGCATCCCGGCCGGTCTGGTGGTGTTGGGCGGTGCTCCGCTGGCTCACCCCTTGATCCAATTGCAGCAGCTTGGTGTGCCCACGGTGCTGCTCCATGCCCGGCAGGGCGACGCCCTGCACCCCGGCGAGCACTTCCATTTGGACGGGACCAGCGGCGTGCTGAGCCCCGCCGCCGGTCGTCCGGAACGGAGCCAGGTTCAGAGGGTAGCCCGCCAGAGTGGGCGTGTTCGGACTCGCGACGGTGTGCCGGTGCATCTGCGCGCCACGGTGACGGGCGAGTTGGGGGCCCGGACCGCCCGCGATGTCGAGGCCGATGCCATCGGTCTGGTGCACAGCGAGTACCTCACGCCGGCCTTGGCGCGGATGCCCGATCAGGCCTACTACGAGAAGGCGTTCGGGGCGATCTGCCGGGCGGCGGAGCCGTTGCCGGTCACCGTACGGCTGCTGGATATCTCGGTGGACAAGAAGCCCGCCTGGTTGGGTGAGCTGGCCGGTCTGACCGGCCTGCTCGGCCTGCAAGGATCACGACTCTATGATATACCACCGGTCAAGAGCGTGGTGGAGGCCCAGGCGGCGGCGTTGGCCACGCTGGCCCGTCACTACGAGCTTCGGGTGGTGATCCCCTTTGTCAACAGTCCGGAGGAGTTCCGCCATTGGCGCAACCGCCTGCGCCGCTGGTTGCCGCCGGTCATCCCCCTGGGGCCCATGGTGGAGACACCGGCGGCGGCGTTGTCACTGCAGCAGCTGGACGCCGTGGCTGACTTCGTCAGTATCGGTACCAACGACCTGATGCAGTGCTTCTTCGGGGCCGACCGCGATATCCCCCAGGTGGCCGGCCACCTGGACCCCTACGCCCCCTCGCTCTATCGCCTGCTGCAGGTGGCGACCCGGGACGTGAACGTCACCCGGGTCCAGCTCTGTGGCTTGCTGCAGCAGTTGCCCGGGGTGTTGCCGGTCCTCATCGGACTGGGTTTCCGGCGCTTCAGCGTCAGCCCCCGGCTGGTGCCCCGGCTCTCCGAGGTGGTGGCCGCCACAGACAGCCGCAGGGCCTATGAGCAGGCCCAGCGGATCTGTACCGCCCGGGACAGTCAGGAGGTGCGGGCGCTGCTTGGCTTTGGGCCGGGCGGTGATGAGCCCGCCGTACCGTGGCAGGTGGGCGAGGTCCGGCTGGGCCTGCGTTAA
- a CDS encoding YeeE/YedE family protein, with protein MASTATSVTAQVQEDRGGIDRFIVATALLGFALLGGLIWLETAPFMAVLFLIGGLLGVALYHGAFGFTGGWRRFVVERRSAGLRAQLALLALATVLFVPVLAGAEAGSMTGALAPVGVSLVLGSFLFGLGMQLGGGCGSGTLFTVGAGNIRMVLTLVFFIVGSVVGTFHLPWWLDQPGADPVNLSISLSPVGAIGVQLAVIAALTAWISHLERRHHGDVERKVFVGPGPDQGWLQTFFTGQWPLIWAVVVLALGNLAILLLSGHPWGITFAFGLWGAKVLQAVGVDLAQFEFWTWDYPALALRDSVLVNVTSVTNFGVFLGAMLAAGLANKYNKASAGRIPPRSLLAAILGGLLMGYGARLGFGCNIGALFSGIASASLHGWVWFAAAWVGSLIGIRLRPFFNLSNR; from the coding sequence ATGGCAAGCACCGCAACCTCGGTCACCGCACAAGTCCAGGAGGACCGGGGCGGGATCGACCGTTTCATCGTCGCCACGGCACTGCTGGGCTTCGCCCTGCTGGGCGGGCTGATCTGGCTGGAGACGGCACCCTTCATGGCCGTCCTCTTCCTCATCGGCGGCCTGCTGGGGGTGGCGCTCTACCACGGCGCCTTCGGCTTCACCGGCGGCTGGCGCCGGTTTGTGGTGGAGCGGCGCAGTGCCGGGTTGCGCGCGCAGTTGGCCCTGCTGGCCCTGGCCACGGTGCTGTTTGTACCGGTGCTGGCCGGGGCCGAGGCCGGCAGCATGACCGGTGCACTGGCGCCGGTGGGTGTCTCGCTGGTGCTGGGCTCATTTCTGTTCGGGCTCGGCATGCAGTTGGGCGGTGGTTGCGGCTCCGGTACCCTGTTCACGGTCGGTGCCGGCAACATCCGCATGGTGCTAACCCTGGTCTTCTTCATCGTCGGCTCAGTGGTGGGCACCTTCCACCTGCCCTGGTGGCTGGATCAGCCGGGGGCCGATCCGGTGAACCTGAGCATCAGCCTCAGCCCGGTCGGCGCCATCGGCGTGCAACTGGCGGTGATCGCCGCCCTCACGGCGTGGATCAGCCACCTGGAGCGGCGTCACCATGGCGACGTGGAGCGCAAGGTGTTCGTCGGTCCGGGCCCGGACCAGGGGTGGCTGCAGACCTTTTTCACCGGCCAATGGCCGCTGATCTGGGCGGTGGTGGTCCTCGCCCTGGGGAACCTTGCGATCCTATTGCTCTCCGGTCACCCCTGGGGCATCACCTTTGCCTTCGGCCTTTGGGGGGCGAAGGTCCTGCAGGCGGTCGGCGTCGATTTGGCCCAGTTCGAATTCTGGACCTGGGACTACCCCGCCCTGGCACTGCGCGACAGCGTGCTGGTGAATGTGACCTCGGTGACCAACTTCGGGGTGTTCCTGGGCGCCATGCTGGCCGCCGGCCTGGCCAACAAGTACAACAAGGCGAGCGCCGGACGGATACCGCCCCGCTCACTGCTGGCAGCCATTCTCGGCGGTCTGTTGATGGGCTATGGTGCGCGCCTGGGTTTCGGCTGCAACATCGGCGCGCTGTTCAGCGGCATCGCCTCGGCCAGCCTGCATGGCTGGGTGTGGTTCGCCGCCGCCTGGGTCGGCTCCCTGATCGGCATCCGCCTGCGCCCCTTCTTCAACCTGAGCAATCGGTAA
- a CDS encoding sulfurtransferase gives MKILTSLFAAALLALAPHAGAGDPEARPLAEPEWLQGQLERDDLVVLDVRNALDGGGHDTYLEGHIPGAIHSDYLKAGWRTERQGVPAQLPDVASLERLIRELGISNDDHVVITAAGTDGLDFGSAARIYWTFKVLGHDRVSILNGGFRAWQEAGLPVATGGHERPRSDFAADFRPEMVGTTERLLEWRERGAQLVDNRPQAHYLGRGGHPAARAHGTIPGAKNVEEARLIVDESGRAVDSQRLQQLLAEAGVDPQREIVTFCNTGHWASVGWFALSEIAGHDDVLMYDGSMVEWSADAERPLQVERQGLARLIERFFN, from the coding sequence ATGAAGATCCTGACAAGCCTATTCGCCGCCGCCCTCTTGGCCCTGGCCCCCCACGCCGGGGCGGGCGATCCGGAGGCGCGGCCGCTGGCGGAACCCGAATGGCTCCAGGGGCAACTGGAGCGCGATGACCTGGTGGTCCTGGATGTCCGCAACGCCCTGGACGGCGGTGGCCATGACACCTACCTGGAGGGCCATATCCCGGGCGCCATCCACAGCGACTACCTGAAGGCGGGCTGGCGCACGGAGCGCCAGGGCGTCCCCGCGCAGCTCCCGGACGTGGCATCGCTCGAGCGGCTGATCCGCGAGCTGGGCATCAGTAACGACGACCATGTGGTGATCACCGCTGCGGGTACTGATGGCCTGGACTTCGGCAGCGCCGCCCGGATCTACTGGACCTTCAAGGTCCTGGGCCACGACCGGGTCAGCATCCTCAACGGCGGCTTCCGCGCTTGGCAGGAGGCCGGGCTGCCGGTGGCCACCGGCGGTCATGAACGCCCGCGCAGCGACTTCGCAGCGGATTTCCGACCGGAGATGGTTGGCACCACCGAAAGACTACTGGAGTGGCGCGAGCGCGGCGCCCAGCTGGTGGACAACCGGCCGCAGGCGCACTACCTGGGCCGCGGCGGGCATCCGGCGGCCCGGGCGCACGGCACCATCCCCGGGGCCAAGAATGTGGAAGAGGCCCGCCTGATCGTCGATGAGTCCGGTCGCGCAGTGGACAGCCAACGGCTGCAGCAACTGCTGGCCGAGGCGGGCGTTGATCCGCAGCGCGAGATCGTCACCTTCTGCAACACCGGGCACTGGGCCTCCGTGGGTTGGTTCGCGCTTAGCGAGATCGCCGGTCACGACGACGTGCTGATGTACGACGGCTCCATGGTGGAGTGGAGCGCCGACGCCGAGCGCCCGCTGCAGGTGGAGCGCCAGGGGCTGGCCCGACTGATTGAGCGCTTCTTCAACTAA
- a CDS encoding dihydrolipoyl dehydrogenase, which produces MREIEVDVAVIGAGSAGLRAYRSAAQYAKRVVLIEGGDYGTTCARVGCMPSKLLIAAAESAHHARGAAKFGIRVAEPEVDGRAVMERVRTERDRFVGKATAVTQKIPEADRLHGHARFEDRNTLRVGDDLRVRAGSVVIATGSRPQVLPMFEGLGDRLVVNDDIFDWMDLPESVVVFGPGVIGLELGQALQRLGVRVRMFGIGGFVGPLTDPDVKAMAERHFQSEFPLDADSRVESVAREGDQVVVRFRDGEDELREEHFEYLLAATGRRPNVDRLDIGNAGLALDDQGLPVFDRYTLQCGDSSVFIAGDANNHLPLLHEAADEGVIAGRNAARFPEVAPGHRHCPLSIVFTDPQIAMVGDARAELEEGTYAVGELDFSAQARARVMGEDHGLMRVYGRYSDGRFLGAEIFTPRAEHMAHLLAWCREQGLTVAEMIDKPYYHPVLEEGLRNALQMLQSRLEQGRGQVRP; this is translated from the coding sequence ATGCGAGAGATTGAGGTCGATGTAGCGGTGATTGGCGCCGGCTCCGCCGGTTTGCGGGCTTATCGCAGTGCCGCCCAATACGCCAAACGGGTGGTGCTGATTGAGGGCGGTGACTACGGCACCACCTGCGCAAGGGTGGGGTGCATGCCTAGTAAGCTCCTGATCGCGGCCGCCGAATCGGCGCATCATGCGCGCGGTGCTGCAAAGTTCGGGATCCGGGTGGCGGAACCCGAGGTGGACGGTCGGGCGGTGATGGAGCGGGTTCGCACCGAGCGCGACCGGTTCGTCGGCAAGGCCACGGCCGTGACGCAGAAGATCCCGGAGGCGGACCGGCTTCACGGGCACGCCCGGTTCGAGGACCGGAACACCCTGCGGGTGGGGGATGATTTGCGGGTGCGCGCCGGCAGTGTGGTCATTGCCACCGGCTCACGGCCGCAGGTGCTGCCGATGTTCGAGGGGCTGGGTGACCGGTTGGTGGTGAATGACGACATCTTCGACTGGATGGACCTGCCCGAGTCGGTGGTGGTCTTCGGTCCCGGTGTGATCGGACTGGAGCTGGGGCAGGCGCTGCAGCGGCTAGGGGTGCGGGTCCGGATGTTCGGCATCGGTGGTTTTGTCGGGCCGTTGACGGACCCCGACGTGAAGGCCATGGCGGAGCGTCACTTTCAGTCCGAGTTCCCGCTGGATGCGGACTCCCGTGTGGAGTCGGTGGCCCGGGAGGGCGACCAGGTGGTGGTCCGCTTCCGGGACGGGGAGGATGAGCTCCGGGAGGAGCACTTTGAGTACCTGTTGGCCGCCACCGGCCGGCGTCCGAACGTGGACCGGTTGGATATCGGCAATGCCGGGCTGGCGCTCGATGACCAGGGGCTGCCGGTCTTCGACCGCTATACCCTGCAGTGCGGCGACAGCAGCGTGTTCATCGCCGGTGACGCCAACAACCATCTGCCTCTGCTCCACGAGGCGGCCGATGAGGGCGTCATTGCCGGGCGGAACGCGGCCCGCTTCCCGGAGGTGGCGCCGGGACATCGGCACTGCCCGCTGAGCATCGTCTTCACCGATCCGCAGATCGCGATGGTCGGCGATGCCCGTGCGGAGCTGGAAGAGGGCACCTATGCGGTGGGTGAACTGGATTTCAGCGCCCAGGCTCGGGCCAGGGTGATGGGCGAGGACCATGGTCTGATGCGGGTCTACGGCCGCTACTCGGACGGCCGGTTCTTGGGGGCGGAGATCTTCACACCCCGGGCGGAGCACATGGCCCATCTATTGGCCTGGTGCCGGGAACAGGGCCTGACCGTTGCCGAGATGATCGACAAGCCTTACTACCATCCGGTGCTTGAGGAGGGGTTGCGCAACGCCCTGCAGATGCTTCAGAGCCGTCTGGAACAGGGCCGAGGCCAGGTCCGGCCCTGA
- a CDS encoding Crp/Fnr family transcriptional regulator, with amino-acid sequence MTKAAIKQFLADQDFFSDFDNAVLDLLAEHASEISLDKDEVLFSNGDPARHFYLLKDGNIVIEVPAIEGPTLEVQSLTAGQVLGWSWLIPPYRWTFQARAEAPTRLVEFEGEVIRQHCEKDPRLGYAILKHFASLMSERLDAARRKMMDEWNPPGFA; translated from the coding sequence GTGACCAAAGCAGCGATCAAACAATTCCTGGCCGATCAGGATTTCTTCTCCGATTTCGACAATGCCGTACTGGACCTGCTGGCCGAACATGCCAGCGAGATCTCCCTGGACAAGGACGAGGTGCTGTTCAGCAACGGCGATCCGGCCCGTCACTTTTATTTGCTCAAGGATGGCAACATTGTGATCGAGGTCCCTGCCATTGAAGGGCCGACACTGGAGGTACAAAGCCTGACGGCAGGCCAAGTGCTGGGCTGGTCCTGGCTGATCCCACCCTACCGATGGACCTTCCAGGCACGCGCCGAGGCACCGACCCGGCTGGTGGAGTTCGAGGGCGAGGTCATCCGCCAGCACTGCGAGAAGGACCCGAGGCTGGGCTACGCCATCCTCAAACACTTCGCCAGTCTGATGTCGGAGCGCCTGGATGCGGCGCGGCGCAAGATGATGGACGAGTGGAATCCGCCGGGCTTCGCCTGA
- a CDS encoding MTH1187 family thiamine-binding protein codes for MKVTVDLCVIPLGAGVSLGGYIAACERVLEDAGLSHELHPYGTNIEGEWDAVFAAVRRCHEVVHDMGAPRVFTTLKVGTRTDRDQSLQDKVASVHRHLGQA; via the coding sequence ATGAAAGTGACGGTGGATTTGTGCGTGATTCCCCTCGGGGCCGGGGTCTCTCTGGGCGGGTATATTGCCGCCTGTGAGCGGGTCCTGGAGGACGCCGGACTGAGCCACGAACTCCATCCCTACGGCACCAATATCGAAGGCGAGTGGGACGCGGTCTTCGCCGCCGTCCGCCGTTGCCATGAGGTGGTGCACGACATGGGCGCCCCGCGGGTCTTTACCACCCTCAAAGTGGGCACCCGCACCGATCGGGACCAGTCCCTGCAGGACAAGGTGGCGAGTGTGCATCGCCATCTGGGCCAGGCATGA